In one Sphingobium indicum B90A genomic region, the following are encoded:
- the sucC gene encoding ADP-forming succinate--CoA ligase subunit beta: MNIHEYQAKELLAKYGAPIAAGYAAFSVEEAVEAAKKLPGPLYVVKSQIHAGGRGKGKFKELGPDAKGGVRLAFNLDEVKAHAADMLGNTLVTIQTGEAGKQVNRLYVTDGADIAKEFYLALLVDRATGRVAFVVSTEGGMDIEEVAHSTPEKIHTFAVDPATGFMPHHGRAVAAALELTGDQAKQAAKVASSLYEAFLATDASQIEINPLAVTQQGNLLVLDAKVGFDGNALFRHKDIVELRDLTEEDAAEVEASEYDLAYIKLDGNIGCMVNGAGLAMATMDIIKLNGEFPANFLDVGGGASKEKVTAAFKIILKDPAVKGILVNIFGGIMKCDIIADGIVAAAKDVNLSVPLVVRLEGTNVQQGKDILAASGLAIVPADDLGDAARKIVAEVRKAA, from the coding sequence ATGAACATCCACGAATATCAGGCGAAGGAGCTGCTGGCGAAATATGGCGCGCCGATCGCCGCCGGCTATGCAGCCTTCTCCGTCGAGGAAGCCGTCGAGGCCGCCAAGAAGCTGCCTGGGCCGCTCTATGTCGTGAAGTCGCAGATCCACGCCGGCGGCCGCGGCAAGGGCAAGTTCAAGGAACTCGGTCCCGATGCGAAGGGGGGCGTCCGCCTGGCCTTCAACCTGGACGAGGTGAAGGCCCACGCCGCCGACATGCTGGGCAATACGCTGGTCACCATCCAGACCGGCGAAGCGGGCAAGCAGGTCAACCGCCTCTACGTCACCGACGGCGCCGACATCGCCAAGGAATTCTACCTGGCTCTGCTGGTCGACCGCGCCACTGGCCGCGTGGCCTTCGTCGTGTCGACCGAGGGCGGCATGGACATCGAGGAAGTCGCCCACTCGACCCCTGAGAAGATCCATACCTTCGCCGTCGATCCGGCCACCGGCTTCATGCCGCACCATGGCCGCGCCGTCGCCGCCGCGCTGGAACTGACCGGCGATCAGGCGAAGCAGGCCGCCAAGGTCGCATCCTCGCTCTATGAGGCCTTCCTGGCGACCGACGCCTCGCAGATCGAAATCAACCCGCTGGCCGTCACCCAGCAGGGCAACCTGCTCGTCCTCGACGCCAAGGTCGGCTTCGACGGCAACGCGCTGTTCCGTCACAAGGACATCGTCGAGCTGCGCGACCTGACCGAGGAAGACGCAGCCGAAGTCGAGGCTTCGGAATATGACCTCGCCTACATCAAGCTGGACGGCAATATCGGCTGCATGGTGAACGGCGCCGGCCTGGCCATGGCGACCATGGACATCATCAAGCTGAACGGCGAATTCCCCGCCAACTTCCTGGACGTCGGCGGCGGCGCTTCCAAGGAGAAGGTGACCGCAGCCTTCAAGATCATCCTGAAGGATCCGGCGGTGAAGGGCATTCTCGTCAATATCTTCGGCGGCATCATGAAGTGCGACATCATTGCCGACGGCATCGTCGCCGCCGCCAAGGACGTGAACCTGTCGGTTCCGCTGGTCGTCCGCCTGGAAGGCACGAACGTCCAGCAGGGCAAGGACATTCTCGCGGCTTCGGGCCTGGCCATCGTCCCGGCGGACGATCTGGGCGACGCGGCCAGGAAGATCGTGGCGGAAGTGAGGAAGGCGGCCTGA
- a CDS encoding low affinity iron permease family protein, which translates to MDRIFTAFAHRIASWSGQPAAFILAVLVILGWIVTGPIFHYSDTWQLIINTGTTIVTFLMVFLIQNAQNRDSSAIQAKMDELIRAMSTARNEFIGIEHLTEAELEQIKSVLEKECGDNETHRQSIERLIERR; encoded by the coding sequence ATGGACAGGATTTTCACGGCCTTTGCCCACCGGATCGCGAGTTGGTCGGGCCAGCCTGCGGCCTTCATCCTGGCCGTGCTGGTGATCCTGGGTTGGATCGTGACTGGCCCGATCTTCCATTATTCCGACACCTGGCAGCTTATCATCAACACCGGCACGACGATCGTCACCTTCCTGATGGTCTTCCTGATCCAGAATGCGCAAAATCGCGACAGCTCCGCCATCCAGGCGAAAATGGACGAATTGATCCGCGCCATGTCGACGGCGCGCAATGAATTCATCGGCATCGAGCATCTGACCGAAGCGGAACTGGAGCAGATCAAGTCGGTTCTGGAAAAGGAATGCGGCGACAATGAAACGCACCGCCAATCGATAGAGCGGCTGATCGAACGAAGATGA
- the nhaA gene encoding Na+/H+ antiporter NhaA: MINRPSSALRDFLRSEAGSGILLMAAAAMAMLFANLPGAAGHFHHAFVHAGIGPELKPGLGRMTVHLWVNDGLMAIFFLLVGLEIKRELVDGGLSTWERRRLPFIAAAAGMVVPACVYLAIAGGQSALSNGWAIPAATDIAFAIGVVALLGRRVPASLKLMLTAIAIVDDMGAVAIIALVYTQGIDLAALGGAAAMLLLMWGLNRLRIQALSPYLLIFAVLWYFTLLSGVHATVSGVLTAMFIPIKPTPGAPDAVDSPLHRLEHAVHPWSAYLIVPLFGFVNAGVPVDRTVIGMLFTPLPLGVALGLFFGKQIGIFGGIWLADRWGIAERPGGASWAQVYGMALLCGIGFTMSLFIGALAFPHSPTLVEQAKIGILAGSLLSAIMGYLVLRGARRP; the protein is encoded by the coding sequence ATGATCAACCGTCCATCCTCGGCATTGCGCGATTTCCTGAGGAGCGAAGCGGGCAGCGGCATCCTGCTGATGGCGGCCGCCGCCATGGCCATGCTGTTCGCCAATCTGCCCGGCGCGGCGGGGCACTTCCATCACGCCTTCGTCCATGCCGGGATCGGGCCGGAACTGAAGCCCGGCCTGGGCCGCATGACCGTCCACCTGTGGGTCAATGACGGGCTGATGGCGATCTTCTTCCTGCTGGTGGGGCTGGAGATCAAGCGCGAACTGGTCGACGGAGGCCTTTCGACATGGGAACGCAGGCGGTTGCCGTTCATCGCGGCGGCGGCGGGCATGGTCGTGCCGGCCTGCGTCTATCTCGCCATCGCCGGGGGGCAATCCGCCCTCTCGAACGGCTGGGCCATTCCGGCGGCCACCGACATCGCCTTTGCGATCGGCGTGGTGGCGCTGCTGGGGCGGCGGGTGCCGGCCTCGCTCAAACTGATGCTGACGGCCATCGCCATCGTCGACGACATGGGGGCTGTCGCGATCATCGCGCTGGTTTACACCCAGGGCATCGACCTGGCCGCCCTGGGCGGCGCGGCAGCGATGCTCCTGTTGATGTGGGGGCTCAACCGCTTGCGGATTCAGGCGCTCTCACCCTATCTCCTGATCTTCGCGGTCCTGTGGTATTTCACCCTGCTTTCCGGCGTGCATGCGACGGTGTCCGGCGTGCTGACGGCGATGTTCATCCCGATCAAGCCCACGCCCGGCGCGCCGGACGCCGTCGACAGCCCGCTGCATCGGCTGGAGCATGCGGTGCATCCCTGGAGCGCTTATCTGATCGTGCCGCTTTTCGGCTTCGTCAATGCGGGCGTGCCGGTGGATCGCACGGTGATCGGCATGCTGTTTACGCCATTGCCGCTGGGCGTGGCGCTTGGCCTGTTCTTCGGCAAGCAGATCGGCATCTTCGGCGGAATCTGGCTGGCGGACCGTTGGGGGATCGCGGAAAGGCCCGGCGGCGCAAGCTGGGCGCAGGTCTATGGCATGGCGCTTCTTTGCGGCATCGGTTTTACGATGAGCCTCTTCATCGGCGCTCTCGCCTTCCCCCATTCCCCGACGCTTGTCGAGCAGGCGAAGATCGGCATTCTCGCCGGCTCGCTGCTTTCGGCCATCATGGGCTATCTCGTCCTGCGCGGCGCCAGGCGACCCTGA
- a CDS encoding glycosyl transferase family protein: MVISGDRELHSVGEAIFAVLARVHHEILLFAVVGLAIGGIDDFIIDMVFLCRRLWRKLIIYSRHRRMTTATLPASPRPGRIAIFIPAWQEADVIGPMLDNALGQWGDQDYRIFVGVYPNDRATLDILAPLAAGNDRLILCINERDGPTTKADCLNVAWRAMLREEERTGVRFKAIALHDAEDVVHRDEILLFDLMTDRFQLVQLPVLPLRGHGGWWSRAIANHYCDEFSESHGKFLTVREAMGASMPSAGVACAFERQILERLVNPATGGPFDPESLTEDYEVGLRIGNMGGRGIFVRMRDRDGQLVATKEYFPDNLKGAVRQKARWMVGISLAGWDRMGWHGGPAEWWMRMRDRTAALSAFILFTAYLALLLWGVLLVGSLFTAFPVPNPTPTVEALLWINFGFMIWRMAMRAIFAGLAYGWAFGLGAIPRTLIANIIAMMAARRAVFLYLRSLVGRPLTWDKTQHRFPDLDSPA; this comes from the coding sequence ATGGTGATCAGCGGAGATAGGGAGTTACATTCCGTGGGGGAAGCGATCTTCGCTGTTCTGGCGAGGGTTCATCATGAAATCCTGCTGTTCGCGGTGGTGGGACTGGCGATCGGCGGAATCGATGATTTCATCATAGACATGGTCTTCCTGTGTCGAAGGCTGTGGCGCAAGTTGATTATCTATTCGCGCCACCGACGAATGACGACCGCGACCCTTCCGGCTTCGCCGCGGCCAGGCCGCATCGCCATCTTCATACCCGCCTGGCAGGAGGCGGATGTGATCGGCCCGATGCTGGACAATGCGCTGGGCCAGTGGGGCGATCAGGATTATCGGATCTTCGTCGGCGTCTATCCCAATGACCGGGCGACGTTGGATATCCTTGCGCCCCTGGCCGCGGGGAACGATCGGCTGATCCTGTGCATCAACGAACGGGACGGACCGACGACGAAGGCCGATTGCCTGAACGTAGCCTGGCGCGCCATGCTGCGGGAGGAGGAACGCACGGGGGTCCGCTTCAAGGCGATCGCGCTGCACGATGCGGAAGATGTCGTCCACCGCGACGAGATCCTGCTGTTCGATCTGATGACGGACCGATTCCAGCTCGTCCAGCTCCCGGTCCTGCCGCTGCGCGGCCATGGAGGTTGGTGGTCGAGGGCCATAGCCAATCATTACTGCGACGAATTCTCAGAGAGTCATGGCAAGTTCCTGACCGTGCGCGAAGCCATGGGCGCGTCCATGCCCTCGGCCGGGGTCGCCTGCGCGTTCGAGCGGCAGATATTGGAGCGGCTGGTGAATCCCGCCACCGGCGGACCGTTCGATCCGGAATCGCTGACCGAGGATTATGAGGTCGGGCTGCGCATCGGCAATATGGGCGGGCGCGGCATATTCGTCCGCATGCGCGACAGGGACGGCCAACTTGTCGCGACAAAGGAATATTTCCCCGACAATCTGAAGGGCGCCGTCAGACAGAAGGCGCGCTGGATGGTGGGCATTTCGCTTGCCGGGTGGGACCGCATGGGCTGGCACGGCGGCCCCGCCGAATGGTGGATGCGCATGCGGGACCGCACGGCCGCCCTTTCCGCCTTCATCCTGTTCACCGCCTATCTGGCGCTGCTGCTCTGGGGCGTGCTGTTGGTCGGAAGCCTGTTCACCGCCTTTCCAGTGCCCAATCCCACGCCCACGGTCGAAGCGCTGTTGTGGATCAACTTCGGCTTCATGATCTGGCGCATGGCGATGCGCGCGATTTTCGCGGGCCTCGCCTATGGCTGGGCCTTCGGGCTGGGGGCGATACCGCGCACGCTGATCGCGAACATCATTGCGATGATGGCCGCCCGTCGCGCGGTGTTCCTGTATCTTCGGTCGCTGGTCGGCAGGCCGCTGACCTGGGACAAGACGCAGCACCGCTTTCCCGACCTGGATTCTCCGGCATGA